TTCTTTTCACTAGGCGTGGTACCAGGTGTTATCGCTTCTGTTATCTTTGCAATTCCTCCAACGATTCGCCTAACGAATCTAGGGATTCGACAAGTCCCAGAGGATTTAGTGGAAGCAGCAGATGCATTTGGCTCTACCCCTATGCAAAAATTAATCAAGCTGCAATTCCCATTAGCCATTCCTTCCATTATGGCTGGGATTAACCAGACCATTATGCTGTCGCTATCGATGGTTGTTATTTCATCTATGATCGGGGCACAAGGCTTGGGTTCGGATGTTTACCGTGCCGTTACACAAACAAAGACCGGTGTAGGCTTTGAAGCAGGGATTGCTGTTGTTATTCTAGCCATCATTTTGGATCGATTTACCCAAACGCTCATTAAAGGACAAGAGAAGAAATCAGCAAAGGCTACTGTGAAACATCGTAGGCCATTGATTTTAGCTTCAGTTGCCATTTTGGTTATTTCTAGCATTGTAAATGGTGTAGTTGGTCATGGAGGCAATGCGAAAAACATTACCCTTTCCTATGTAGCATGGGATTCTGAAATTGCTAGTACACATGTAGTCAAACAAGTGCTAGAACAAAGATTAGGTTATCAAGTTAATATGTTGCAGGTCGAAGCAGGTCCAATGTGGACAGGCGTTGCTACCAAAAGTGCTGATGCCCTTGTTGCTGCTTGGCTACCGAAAACGCACGCTAGCTTCTACGCTAAAAATAAAGATCATGTAGAAGACTTAGGAGCAAATTTAGAAGGTACACGACTTGGTTTGGTTGTTCCAGAATATATGAATATCACGTCTATTCAAGACTTAAGACGTTCTGATATAAAAGATGCTACCAAAGCAACGATTATTGGTATTGAACCTGGGGCTGGTCTGATGTCGGCGGCTACTAAAATGCTCCAGGATTATCAACTAACGGATTGGACTCTAATGGAGGCTTCATCCGCGGCAATGGCTACTGAGCTACAAAAAGCGTATAGCCAGCAAAAACCAATTGTTATCACAGGCTGGACACCACATTGGATGTTCGCCAAAATGAAATTAAAGTATCTTGACGATCCAAAAAATTCATTTGGTGAAGACGAACAAATTCACACGATCGTCCGCTTAGGATTACAAGAGGACTTACCAGATGCGTATCAATTCCTGCGCCAGTTTAAATGGACTCCGGATGATATGGCTCAAGTAATGGTTCGTATTCAGGAAGGCATCGAGCCCGATGATGCAGCCAACGAATGGATTTCGGCTCACCCAGATATAGTAGAAAAATGGCTGGCGGGTATTGAACTCAAGAAATAAAATAAAAGGCATCCTCACTCAGAGGGTGCCTTTTTGCTTACAAATATTTCTTTGGATCATACACAGGTCGAGGATGATCAAACAATTCACCTAACGTAGCATACGTATGCCCTGCTAAACGGCTAACAGGAGCAAATTTTTCAGCATCGATTTTTCCATTAAAATACATGGAATCATCGACATGCACATGCACAACCTCGCCAATGATTAAATCAGAAGCAGCAGGCTCGCCTAAAGTAACAATCTGGTGTAGCTTGCATTCAAAATGGATGCGAGATAACGCTAACCTCGGTACCTTTATTGCTTGAGAAGGGACCAGATCAAGCCCTAGCGCCTCTGCCTCACTTTGATCAGCTGGAAAGTCGGCTGAAGTTTCGTTAACCAACGCAACATTATGCACATCTACTGTGTTAACGACAAATTCTTTTGTTTCAGAAATATTTCGAGCTGTATCCTTCATTACCTGACCCGGTTTACGCGAAACCGATATGGATATCATCATCGGTTCAATACAAGCAACATTAAAATAACTAAATGGAGCTGCATTTACCACACCTAGCTGATTATGCGATGTAACCCAGGCAATGGGACGAGGAATTATGCCACCTATTAGTAATTTATATTTTTCTTGTCTATCTAAATCGCTTATTCGTAACTCCACACGCCATTCCTCCTTTTTACCTTATTCTTTTACAGGTAACCAGCTATACATATAAGCTGTATCCTCTACTGCGAGAGCCTGTTTTGTTGCTTTTAACGGACGGAATGTATCTAGCATGACCGCCAACTCTTTCGTCTCTTTTTTACCGATGCTTGCTTCGATCTTACCCGGATGTGGCCCATGAGGAATACCCATTGGATGTAGCGTTATGGAGCCTTCTACCACACCTTTGCGACTCATAAAGTTACCATCCACATAGTACAGTACTTCGTCACTCTCTACGTTACTGTGGTAATACGGTGCTGGAATAGCCTGCGGATGATAATCATATAAACGCGGGACAAAGGAACAAATCACAAAATTCTGACCAGCAAATGTTTGATGAACTGGAGGTGGCTGATGCACCCGACCCGTTATCGGTTCAAAATCATGAATACTCAGCGCATAAGGGAATAAATAACCATCCCAACCAACAACATCGAACGGATGAAAATCAAACGTATAACTATATAATGTTTGATTTTGTTTGACACGAACTTCAAAGCTACCTTCTTCATCGTAGGTTTCCAATCGCTCTGGCAGACGCATATCCCGCTCACAGAATGGAGAATGTTCCAACAACTGTCCATGTTCGTTTCGATAGCGTTTAGGTGGAACAATTTCATTTTGAGATTCAATCACAAGGAAACGAGTCTCTTCCGTAGATGGTACAATTCGATAGGTCGTCCCAATCGGAATAACCAAATAATCTCCAGGCCGATACGAAATTGTGCCAAAGATGGTTTGAAGTTCCCCCTCGCCCTGATGAACGAAGACTACCTCGTCTCCTTCCGAGTTCCGATAATAATAATCCATTTTTTCAGTTGGTGAACAGACAGCCATCACCACATCATCATTTCCCAATAAGTAACGACGGCCAAGAATAGGGTCTCCACCTTTTGGAGCGTCAAAGCTCAAAAAATGCTGATGACGCAGCTCCTCTCGCTCAACATATTCCATATCAATAGTAGCAATTTTCTTTACTTCCGTCACTTGTGTAGGAGGATTGTGATGATACAAAATGGATTGAATTCCAGAGAATCCTTTTGTTCCCATTAACTGCTCACGGTACAACTCACCATTTGGCTTGAAAAATGTGGTATGACGCTTGTGTGGTACTTCACCCATTTTTGCGTAAAATGGCATGAATCATTCCTCCCCTTATTTTTCTATAATAGTATTGCGCAACGTACCCAGATGATCGATTTCCAATTCAACAACATCTCCTGGCTGTAGCCAATTGTACTGTTCTCCACCGCCTAATTCTAACAAGCATCCACTACCTACCGTGCCCGAGCCGATAACATCTCCAGGGTACAAAAAACAAGCTTCGGAAGCACGGGCAATCATTTGGGCAAATGTATAATAGATATCTACAAAGTTTCCCTGTGAGTACTTTTTGCCATTTATGCTCGCCGTCATTTGTAAATCATAGCGATTGCCTTTTAAGGAGGGGATAAGGCGGCCTTGTAGTTCATCAACAGTAACTAACCAAGGACCCGTGGAGGTTGCAAAATCCTTTGCCTTGGCAGGACCAAGCCCCACTTTCACTTCTTCTCGTTGAATATCGCGTGCACTCCAGTCATTTAGAATCATAAAGCCAGCGATATACTCGTCTGCTTTTTCTATGGGTATATCAATCCCTTTTTTACTAATGACACAAGCGATCTCTAACTCGTAATCCAAAGACATCGTTTGCTTGGGGATAGTGATACTAGCTTCTGTACCCACAAACGCAGCTGGATTTGAAAAATAAAAGACAGGTAACTGATACCACTCAGGGACCATCTCAAGGTCTCGACGCTGCCGACACGTTTTTACATGCTGCTCAAAGGCATAAAAATCTCGGAAACTGGGCGGTCGAGGGATAGGAGCACCAAGCTGTACCTCTTCCATAGAAATAAAACCGCCATACTCTACTCGCTGTTGTTCAAGTAAACATGGGTACCATTTGTCCCATTCGTCTAATACACCCTGCATGGTAGATGGAGCACCTTTCACTGCATGAGCTATGTCGATTATTCCCTTACCTACATACAAGCCAGCACGCCATTCTAACTGATTTCCTACCGATGTAATTTCTACTTTTCGTTGATAACTAACTAATTTCATGACTTCACCTCCTATTTTATACATAAACAAAAAAACCAGTTGCACATAAAACCACACAAGAAAAACCAAAAGGAATCCTCCTTTCGAGTCACTTATTGTATGGCAGTATGAGCAACTGGCTTATGTCTACTTCATTGAGAAAAATCTTCTTAGGATTTATTCCCCATAAACACCCAGTGCCTCTCTGCTATCTTATTACATATTCAAGATATCTAAGATTTATGTGTTACTCATTGCTTACCTTCCAAATATCGATCCAGTGCAGAGCGGAGAGCTTGCAACACTGTCCCTTGTGTCGGTACCAAAGCTCGTTTGCGAATGGTTGCCTGTAGCTTATCCCATTCTAATGGCAAGCATACACCGATTACCAATCCCCGAATAAACTCTTCATTTAACCCCATTAAAAAAGTAAATGATGCATCAACTACTTGGTCCGTTCGACTATCAATCACTAACGAACAGGCAAACATCTTTTGGGTATCTGTCAAAGGTGTTCCCTTAGGTAATTGAGCAAATCCTGTGGCTAAAATGTAAGCGTCGTCGGTATAACGAGGTAGGGGCACATTTGCCATGATCCCTCCCCCCTCCTTCTTCCATAATAAAGCAAATGCTTTACTTTGACTAGAACTATTCTGAACATTCTACGATTTTCTGCATATCTTCTGGAAGTGGCTCTGTTAGATATATTTCTTCACCAGTTCGTGGATGTTTAAATCGTAGCTCAAAGGCATGTAACGCTTGTCTTGCAATGAGCTCACGTCTTCCTCCATATAGATCATCTCCAAGCAATGGATAACCTAAATAACTCATATGGACACGTATCTGATGTGTTCGTCCTGTTTCTAATTGTAGCTGAATATGGCTTATGTCATCTGAGCTTTGTAACACTTGATAGTGTGTCACCGCCTGCTGTCCATCTGGGCGAACCTCCCGCTCTACAATGGACCCCTCTTTGCGGCCAATTGGTGCATCAACTACTCCACTTTGCGTGGTTACACATCCATGAACGAGAGCTTGGTAACGTCTTTTTAAGCTTCGATCTTTTTGCATACGTGAGAATCGGTCATGCGCCCACTGATTTTTAGCAATAATAATTAGCCCAGTGGTATCCTTATCTAATCTACTCACTGGACGAAATTTACGACGTTCCCCCTTTTGCTTCCAGTAATGTATGACACCATTTGCCAAGGTACCTGTTACATGCATGCCAGTAGGGTGGACTACTATTCCGGGAGGCTTAGCTAGTACTAAAACATCCTCGTCTTCATATCGAATCTGTAAATCCATTGCCTCGGGCTCAAGATTTTCAGATTCTTCCTCATCCATCCAGATCGTAATAATATCTCCTGCTTCTACAATTCTTGTTACAAAAGCAAGCTCTCCATTTATCTGTATTTCACCACTGAATTTAGCTCGGATCAACAGTTTACGAGATATCTCGTAGTCTTTTTGTAGAACCTCTCGCAAACTTCGCCCTGCTTGTTGCTCACTTGCATGAAAACGTAATAACAGCTCTTTCATATTTATATCCTCGCTCTGAGAAATGATTACCGTTAGTATAGCACAAAAGCCCTCCTCACTCTGCGTCCTCTAAAGAGAAAACAGTGCAAGAAGAGCTTCGTCTAAGATAGTTGTGTATTTTGCTAGCGTAGTGATTTCGGATTAAAAGCGTCTTTTAATCCTTCTCCTACGAAGTTAATCGCCAAAATTGTCAACGTAATACAAGCACCTGCTGGTAGCCAAATCCACCATTGTTGTTCAATTACTTCTGGAGAGACTGCATCTGACATGATATTCCCCCACGATGGTACGTTAGAAGGAACACCAAATCCTAAGAAGCTAAGCCCTGTCTCTACTACGATCATGGAAGCCAACAGATAAACCCCTTGTACAATGATAGTGGAGATAACATTAGGTAAAATATGCTTGATAATAACCTGTGCGGGCGTACATCCAATTGAGACAGCACTATGCACATATTCGTTCTCTTTTTCTGCTAAAATCTTTCCGCGTACCATCCTCGCGGTAGACCCCCAACTAAGTACACTGACCACTGTAATAAGTGTCAATACACCCGAGGCCGTAAAGACTGAGTTTAATACGATAACGAAAATGAGAAACGGAAATGTAATAATAAAATCCGTAAAACGCATAAGTAAATTGTCCACCACTCCGCCAAAGTAACCAGCCATAGACCCTATTAGGGTACCGAAGATCACGACAAATAAGGTAATGGAGAGACCAATAGTGAGCGAAATTTGTCCACCATATAAAAGGCGTGTATAAACATCACGTCCCCCTTTATCTGTACCTAGCCAATGCTCAGAACTAGGGGCTTGGTTCAAATTGCGGATATCAATCTTAATGGGATCATAATGAGTCAAAAAGTCTGCTAAAAAACAGATTAGAAAGATCAATGCTAGAAAAATGATACTAGCGATTGCCAGCTTATTTTTTGTAAACTTGCGCATTCCGATAGCCCATGGAGAAGTTCCCCGACGCTTCCCCTGATGAGCAGAAGCCTCTGGACTGTTAGTTGTAATTACGGGTTCCATACCTCTTTCCTCCCTATTTCAATCGTATCCGAGGATCAACGACACTGTACAACCAATCCGCTATCAGGTTTCCTAATAGCGCCATAAAGGTTAGCAGCATAGTGATCGACATAACGACAGAATAATCTCGGTTGTTAACGGAGTTGATAAAGAGTTGTCCCAGTCCAGGATAAGTAAAGATGGTTTCGACTATTACCGCTCCCCCAAGTAGGTTACCAATATCAAGTCCTAGAAATGTTACCATCGGGATAAGAGAGTTGCGCAAAATATGCTTGTTATAAATAGCTGTTTCACCTGTGCCTTTTGCCATTGCTGTACGTACATAATCCTTGCCGCTTCCTTCGATAATGTCGTTGCGCAAAAATTGTGTATAGGCAGCCGTATTAAATAGACCTAGTACAGTAGCAGGCAAAATCGTATGTCCTATTTTGCTCAAATAGTAAGATAGGGTTCCCTGATCAACATCCACGCCGATGGAACCGCTCGCGGGTACCCAGCCCAATAAAATGGCAAACACATATATGCACACAATAGCTGCAAAGAACGATGGAATGGCATATCCAACATAATTTAGCGTCACAATGATATTATCTATCCATGTAAAACGACGCCGTGCTGCAATCATCCCCATCACCAAAGCGCCCAGATAAGTAAAAATCAAGGACATACTCATCAGAAAAATGGTATTAGGTAACCGTTCACCAATTAGCTGAGTAACTGGCATTTTATGATTGAATGAATCACCTAAATTTCCTTGTAAAAAGCCACCCACCCAGCGTCCATATTGAACAGGAATCGGATCGTTAAATCCGAGTGATTCTCGCATTTTGGCTATATACTCAGGATTGGCATTATTAGGGTCAATCTTCCCCGAAAGGGCGTCCCCTGGCATTAATTTTGCCAGGGTGAACACCGCAATGGAGATCAGAATCAAAATTGGAATCATGGTAAAAAATCTCCGCAGCGCAAACGCAACCATTCGTACACTCCCCTTGTTCTACAGCTGTATTAGTTGGTAACCCACCATTTATGTGTATCTATCTGGTTGGTAAAGGAGTTGGTGTGAACGCCTTGTAGACGTTTGTTATACGCGGTAATATCCTTACGAGCGTGCAAGATAATCATCGGCACTTCTTCGTTGACTAGTTTTTGCCATTTAAAATAAACTTCTTTACGGTAATTTTCATCAAACGCCTTTTCACTAATTCCTTCTTCAATCAATTTGTCTGATTCCGCATTTACCCATCGAGGGAAATTCCAGAAAGCATCTATTTTCCATAAACCTGTGGGATCAGGATCATTTGCCAGAGCCCAAGCTCCAGCAAACACCTCAACACTTGGCTCATCTTTTTCGACTGTTCGATAGAATAGGTTAAATTCTTTTAATGCTCCACCATTTAGCTTTGCATCTAAACCTACCTCTTTCCAGAATTGCATCACTGCTTGTGCCCGAGGTTCGGCAGTCTCGTCACGTGTCATCGCATCATAATTAATTGTGAATTTCTTACCTTGCGGATCTTCCCGGAATCCATCCCCATTAATATCCTTATATCCAGCCTCGTCTAATAGCTGTTTTGCTTTCTCAGGATTGTATTCGTACGCATTAATTTGGTCAGCAGGAACCTTTGCCCAGCTCACAGGTGGCATTGGTGAGTTAAGTGGTACAGCCTTACCATTTTCAAAGGCATCAGCCAACGCTTTACGGTCCAGCGCATAGGCCATCGCCTGACGTAACCGCTTATCAGCAAATTTTGGATTATCCATCACATTTACCTTTTTATTTTCATCCCAATGACCTAGCTTAAATCCAATATAGCTATACGCTAGCTCATCCACTTCTTTCAATATCAAATTATCATTTTTTTCTATCTCTTTAACCTGGGAACGCGGAATTGCCATAATGTCAACTTCGCCTTTTTTCAACAAGCTATTTGCTAATTTTCCGTCAATGACTTTATATATAACACCATCCAAACGAGGTTTGCCTTGCCAGTAATCATCAAAACGCTCTAGTTCAACAAACTCACCTGGTTGAATTTTTTTCACTTTAAATGGTCCAAGTCCGATCGGCTGCTGACGAACCTTTGGAGAATTTGGTAGGTCTTTTACAGAGATGCCTGCATAATATTTTTTCGGCATTGGATTCGACCAAATATTATCTAAGAAATTTACCATAGGTTTTTTAATTTTGATTTCAATATTGTACGGATCAATAATTTTTACACCAGAAATGGTTTTTGCAACTCCCTTATTATATTCATCCATTCCTGCAATCATTTTTACATTCGAATAGCGTGATCCTTTATAGTCCTTATGTCCTATTACCTCAAAGGCATATAACCAGTCCTCAACCGTCAACTCATCACCATTGTGCCACTTTACGCCCTTTTTAAGGGTAAACGTATAGGTTAAGTGGTCAGGACTTTCTTTCCAGGAAGCGATCTTCGAATAGGTTTTCAAATCATCTCCTGTATCTAGCAAGGGGTCCATCATAAAGCGCAGGATTCGATCATCGTCATCCCCTTCATAAAAACCACGATCCAATAAGCCTTGAAACGGGCTTTCATAGGCATAGACAATTTTTCCACCATCTTTAGGTTGTTGTTCAGTGGTAGCCGCTTGTGTTGGCTCAGTTGGTTTGGTTTGTGTTGTATCCGCTGGCTTAGAACACCCTACTATGCCCATTGATAGAGCTAAAAAAGCTGACAAAACAACTGTATTTTTCTTTTTCATGTAATAATCCCCCTTATTTTATTCTAATTAAAGTTAGTTGACTAATATAAATGGCAAGCAACTTGATGTCCTTCGCTCACCTCCTTCAAGCTCGGTTTTATCTCTTTACACTCCTGCTTTACATATGGACAGCGAAGATGAAAAGCACAGCCAGCAGGAGGCTTCTCAGGTGAAGGAACATCTCCTTGTAAAATAATTCGCTCTCGGTTGAATCTAGCTCGTGGATCAGGAACAGGAATTGTAGATAGTAGCGCTTGTGTGTATGGATGTAATGGCTCTTTATACAAGCTATGCTTATCGGTTACTTCAACCAATCGCCCGAGATACATAACCCCTATCCGATCACTGATATGTTTAACAACACTTAAGTTATGAGCTATAAACAAATAGGATAATTTGAATTCTTCCTGTAAATCCTGCAAAAGATTCAACACTT
This is a stretch of genomic DNA from Brevibacillus laterosporus DSM 25. It encodes these proteins:
- a CDS encoding ABC transporter permease/substrate binding protein, which encodes MNMFKIPLGSWIESLEAWFDASFGPLFAVISAIIGGLVSGFEWLFINIPALLFIVLFSLIIYFVARWKMALFSLLGLLLIYNLGYWPQTMMTLAQVLTAAMISILLGVPIGIWCAKKNTVQNIVTPILDFMQTMPAFVYLLPAVTFFSLGVVPGVIASVIFAIPPTIRLTNLGIRQVPEDLVEAADAFGSTPMQKLIKLQFPLAIPSIMAGINQTIMLSLSMVVISSMIGAQGLGSDVYRAVTQTKTGVGFEAGIAVVILAIILDRFTQTLIKGQEKKSAKATVKHRRPLILASVAILVISSIVNGVVGHGGNAKNITLSYVAWDSEIASTHVVKQVLEQRLGYQVNMLQVEAGPMWTGVATKSADALVAAWLPKTHASFYAKNKDHVEDLGANLEGTRLGLVVPEYMNITSIQDLRRSDIKDATKATIIGIEPGAGLMSAATKMLQDYQLTDWTLMEASSAAMATELQKAYSQQKPIVITGWTPHWMFAKMKLKYLDDPKNSFGEDEQIHTIVRLGLQEDLPDAYQFLRQFKWTPDDMAQVMVRIQEGIEPDDAANEWISAHPDIVEKWLAGIELKK
- a CDS encoding flavin reductase family protein; the encoded protein is MELRISDLDRQEKYKLLIGGIIPRPIAWVTSHNQLGVVNAAPFSYFNVACIEPMMISISVSRKPGQVMKDTARNISETKEFVVNTVDVHNVALVNETSADFPADQSEAEALGLDLVPSQAIKVPRLALSRIHFECKLHQIVTLGEPAASDLIIGEVVHVHVDDSMYFNGKIDAEKFAPVSRLAGHTYATLGELFDHPRPVYDPKKYL
- a CDS encoding homogentisate 1,2-dioxygenase, whose protein sequence is MPFYAKMGEVPHKRHTTFFKPNGELYREQLMGTKGFSGIQSILYHHNPPTQVTEVKKIATIDMEYVEREELRHQHFLSFDAPKGGDPILGRRYLLGNDDVVMAVCSPTEKMDYYYRNSEGDEVVFVHQGEGELQTIFGTISYRPGDYLVIPIGTTYRIVPSTEETRFLVIESQNEIVPPKRYRNEHGQLLEHSPFCERDMRLPERLETYDEEGSFEVRVKQNQTLYSYTFDFHPFDVVGWDGYLFPYALSIHDFEPITGRVHQPPPVHQTFAGQNFVICSFVPRLYDYHPQAIPAPYYHSNVESDEVLYYVDGNFMSRKGVVEGSITLHPMGIPHGPHPGKIEASIGKKETKELAVMLDTFRPLKATKQALAVEDTAYMYSWLPVKE
- a CDS encoding fumarylacetoacetate hydrolase family protein — its product is MKLVSYQRKVEITSVGNQLEWRAGLYVGKGIIDIAHAVKGAPSTMQGVLDEWDKWYPCLLEQQRVEYGGFISMEEVQLGAPIPRPPSFRDFYAFEQHVKTCRQRRDLEMVPEWYQLPVFYFSNPAAFVGTEASITIPKQTMSLDYELEIACVISKKGIDIPIEKADEYIAGFMILNDWSARDIQREEVKVGLGPAKAKDFATSTGPWLVTVDELQGRLIPSLKGNRYDLQMTASINGKKYSQGNFVDIYYTFAQMIARASEACFLYPGDVIGSGTVGSGCLLELGGGEQYNWLQPGDVVELEIDHLGTLRNTIIEK
- a CDS encoding DUF3870 domain-containing protein — protein: MANVPLPRYTDDAYILATGFAQLPKGTPLTDTQKMFACSLVIDSRTDQVVDASFTFLMGLNEEFIRGLVIGVCLPLEWDKLQATIRKRALVPTQGTVLQALRSALDRYLEGKQ
- a CDS encoding RluA family pseudouridine synthase, which gives rise to MKELLLRFHASEQQAGRSLREVLQKDYEISRKLLIRAKFSGEIQINGELAFVTRIVEAGDIITIWMDEEESENLEPEAMDLQIRYEDEDVLVLAKPPGIVVHPTGMHVTGTLANGVIHYWKQKGERRKFRPVSRLDKDTTGLIIIAKNQWAHDRFSRMQKDRSLKRRYQALVHGCVTTQSGVVDAPIGRKEGSIVEREVRPDGQQAVTHYQVLQSSDDISHIQLQLETGRTHQIRVHMSYLGYPLLGDDLYGGRRELIARQALHAFELRFKHPRTGEEIYLTEPLPEDMQKIVECSE
- the opp4C gene encoding oligopeptide ABC transporter permease — translated: MEPVITTNSPEASAHQGKRRGTSPWAIGMRKFTKNKLAIASIIFLALIFLICFLADFLTHYDPIKIDIRNLNQAPSSEHWLGTDKGGRDVYTRLLYGGQISLTIGLSITLFVVIFGTLIGSMAGYFGGVVDNLLMRFTDFIITFPFLIFVIVLNSVFTASGVLTLITVVSVLSWGSTARMVRGKILAEKENEYVHSAVSIGCTPAQVIIKHILPNVISTIIVQGVYLLASMIVVETGLSFLGFGVPSNVPSWGNIMSDAVSPEVIEQQWWIWLPAGACITLTILAINFVGEGLKDAFNPKSLR
- the opp4B gene encoding oligopeptide ABC transporter permease produces the protein MVAFALRRFFTMIPILILISIAVFTLAKLMPGDALSGKIDPNNANPEYIAKMRESLGFNDPIPVQYGRWVGGFLQGNLGDSFNHKMPVTQLIGERLPNTIFLMSMSLIFTYLGALVMGMIAARRRFTWIDNIIVTLNYVGYAIPSFFAAIVCIYVFAILLGWVPASGSIGVDVDQGTLSYYLSKIGHTILPATVLGLFNTAAYTQFLRNDIIEGSGKDYVRTAMAKGTGETAIYNKHILRNSLIPMVTFLGLDIGNLLGGAVIVETIFTYPGLGQLFINSVNNRDYSVVMSITMLLTFMALLGNLIADWLYSVVDPRIRLK
- the opp4A gene encoding oligopeptide ABC transporter substrate-binding protein, with amino-acid sequence MKKKNTVVLSAFLALSMGIVGCSKPADTTQTKPTEPTQAATTEQQPKDGGKIVYAYESPFQGLLDRGFYEGDDDDRILRFMMDPLLDTGDDLKTYSKIASWKESPDHLTYTFTLKKGVKWHNGDELTVEDWLYAFEVIGHKDYKGSRYSNVKMIAGMDEYNKGVAKTISGVKIIDPYNIEIKIKKPMVNFLDNIWSNPMPKKYYAGISVKDLPNSPKVRQQPIGLGPFKVKKIQPGEFVELERFDDYWQGKPRLDGVIYKVIDGKLANSLLKKGEVDIMAIPRSQVKEIEKNDNLILKEVDELAYSYIGFKLGHWDENKKVNVMDNPKFADKRLRQAMAYALDRKALADAFENGKAVPLNSPMPPVSWAKVPADQINAYEYNPEKAKQLLDEAGYKDINGDGFREDPQGKKFTINYDAMTRDETAEPRAQAVMQFWKEVGLDAKLNGGALKEFNLFYRTVEKDEPSVEVFAGAWALANDPDPTGLWKIDAFWNFPRWVNAESDKLIEEGISEKAFDENYRKEVYFKWQKLVNEEVPMIILHARKDITAYNKRLQGVHTNSFTNQIDTHKWWVTN